From a single Nocardioides panacis genomic region:
- a CDS encoding (p)ppGpp synthetase, with product MYVDRCVAWKALVEQVETAATKADLRRAEDQVDAVVCAYVALFARRRPEDTTTYGDLETGYIVTPTLPAGLRPAKRVAAPAAPVEEEPGLERDPGPDPDPDPDPDPDPDPGPVRRAVQTYAAMQGELREATDGFVATLTTLLDDAGINYLSVTGRAKSVASFAAKADRSVDGVPVYSDPLEQITDQIGLRVITYIHSDVSAVADLLSDQLTILDDRDLGQETAREGRFGYASRHLLVSLDQARTTPSTYEHLGHRRAQIQVRTVLQHAWAEFEHAIRYKGTIPEEHVHDLDRRFTLAAGLLELADREFSQIRDQLQATVTDQRTEQDVTDPRISSEDLATFLAGQYAEAGWSRTDHYAWVSGLLLELGITSLDELAGLLTSVDTAAINARMDYRYPPGAVRRLDDALLAVFGARYLGLHGNSHREALLRTRLDKLRTPVE from the coding sequence ATGTACGTCGACCGCTGCGTGGCGTGGAAGGCGCTCGTCGAGCAGGTCGAGACCGCGGCCACCAAGGCGGACCTGCGGCGTGCCGAGGACCAGGTCGACGCGGTGGTCTGCGCCTACGTCGCGCTGTTCGCCCGGCGCCGGCCCGAGGACACCACGACGTACGGCGACCTGGAGACCGGCTACATCGTCACCCCGACGCTGCCCGCCGGACTGCGCCCCGCCAAGCGGGTGGCCGCCCCGGCGGCACCCGTCGAGGAGGAGCCGGGGCTCGAGCGGGACCCCGGGCCGGACCCGGACCCGGACCCGGACCCGGACCCGGACCCGGACCCGGGACCGGTCCGCCGGGCGGTGCAGACCTACGCCGCGATGCAGGGCGAGCTCCGCGAGGCCACCGACGGGTTCGTGGCCACGCTGACCACGCTGCTCGACGACGCCGGCATCAACTACCTGAGCGTCACCGGCCGGGCCAAGAGCGTCGCGTCCTTCGCCGCGAAGGCCGACCGCAGCGTCGACGGCGTGCCGGTCTACTCCGACCCGCTGGAGCAGATCACCGACCAGATCGGGCTGCGGGTGATCACCTACATCCACAGCGACGTCTCGGCGGTCGCGGACCTGCTCAGCGACCAGCTCACGATCCTCGACGACCGCGACCTGGGCCAGGAGACCGCCCGGGAGGGCCGGTTCGGCTACGCGAGCCGGCACCTGCTGGTCAGCCTCGACCAGGCCCGGACCACCCCGTCGACGTACGAGCACCTCGGGCACCGGCGGGCCCAGATCCAGGTGCGGACCGTGCTGCAGCACGCCTGGGCGGAGTTCGAGCACGCGATCCGCTACAAGGGCACCATCCCCGAGGAGCACGTGCACGACCTCGACCGCCGGTTCACGCTGGCCGCCGGCCTCCTCGAGCTCGCCGACCGGGAGTTCTCCCAGATCCGCGACCAGCTCCAGGCCACCGTGACCGACCAGCGCACCGAGCAGGACGTCACCGACCCGCGGATCAGCTCCGAGGACCTCGCGACGTTCCTGGCCGGGCAGTACGCCGAGGCCGGCTGGTCGCGCACCGACCACTACGCGTGGGTCTCCGGCCTGCTGCTGGAGCTCGGGATCACCTCGCTCGACGAGCTGGCCGGCCTGCTGACCTCGGTGGACACCGCCGCGATCAACGCCCGGATGGACTACCGCTACCCGCCCGGGGCGGTGCGCCGGCTCGACGACGCGCTGCTCGCGGTGTTCGGGGCCCGCTACCTCGGCCTGCACGGGAACAGCCACCGCGAGGCGCTGCTGCGCACCCGTCTGGACAAGTTGCGGACCCCGGTGGAGTAG